One window of Dechloromonas sp. ZY10 genomic DNA carries:
- the rpsD gene encoding 30S ribosomal protein S4, protein MSRYTGPRLKVMRALGVDLPGLARKSMQERPQPPGQHGARKLAGRKSEFGLQLLEKQKLRYNYGVSERQLRRVVLDAKRQRGGTTGGKIVELLERRLDNLVFRAGFATTIPAARQLVSHGHILLNGRRVTIPSIRIRIGDAFGPSETAARLDVVKAALADPALQRPEWIAVDAQSGLARLVHLPDGETAAPFPLDLQRVVEYYATRT, encoded by the coding sequence ATGTCGCGTTATACCGGTCCCCGTCTCAAGGTCATGCGTGCGCTGGGTGTCGATCTACCCGGCCTGGCCCGCAAGAGCATGCAGGAGCGGCCGCAGCCGCCGGGGCAGCACGGTGCCCGCAAGCTGGCCGGGCGCAAGTCCGAGTTCGGCCTGCAACTGCTGGAAAAACAGAAGCTGCGCTACAACTACGGCGTTTCCGAGCGCCAGCTGCGCCGCGTCGTGCTCGATGCCAAGCGCCAGCGCGGCGGAACGACCGGAGGCAAGATCGTCGAACTGCTGGAGCGTCGCCTTGATAACCTGGTCTTCCGTGCCGGTTTTGCCACCACCATTCCCGCCGCCCGCCAACTGGTCAGTCACGGGCATATCCTGCTCAATGGCCGGCGAGTCACCATTCCATCGATCCGCATCCGGATCGGCGATGCTTTTGGTCCCTCGGAAACCGCTGCTCGCCTCGACGTTGTCAAGGCGGCGCTGGCTGATCCTGCGCTGCAGCGGCCTGAATGGATTGCTGTCGATGCCCAGAGCGGCCTGGCCCGGCTGGTGCATTTGCCGGATGGCGAGACTGCTGCCCCGTTCCCGCTCGACCTGCAGCGCGTGGTTGAGTACTACGCCACCCGTACCTGA